A DNA window from Chitinispirillum alkaliphilum contains the following coding sequences:
- a CDS encoding Biopolymer transport protein ExbD/TolR gives MNYDEYGLIGKKSANAEVNIGPLLDMVFILLIFFVVTTNFNRETGVDVTKPSAQNAVTLGEKTILVGVSREGTIHVHGRQVTPEALLSILSREVTQRPDVSVVIVGDVGSTLGRTVEIMDISARAGISQVSVSADKN, from the coding sequence ATGAATTATGATGAATATGGACTGATCGGTAAAAAGTCAGCTAATGCAGAGGTAAATATCGGACCTCTTCTGGATATGGTTTTCATACTGCTTATATTTTTTGTGGTAACCACCAATTTCAACCGTGAGACCGGTGTCGATGTCACCAAACCAAGTGCCCAGAATGCGGTGACACTGGGAGAAAAAACAATACTTGTGGGCGTTTCCCGTGAGGGGACAATTCATGTCCATGGGAGGCAGGTTACACCAGAAGCGCTTTTGAGTATTCTTAGCAGAGAAGTCACTCAGCGTCCCGATGTTTCGGTCGTTATAGTGGGTGATGTAGGTTCAACACTGGGAAGAACAGTTGAGATTATGGACATCTCTGCAAGAGCCGGGATCTCACAGGTCTCGGTATCTGCAGATAAAAATTAG